The DNA segment CCCTCTCCGCCCAAACAAAAAAGGCCGTCCGATAGGACGGCCCTGCAAAAACCCTCGCAGCAACCCAAAGGTCAACGCTTCGAGAACTGGAACCGTTTGCGCGCGCCCGGTTGACCGTACTTCTTACGTTCCTTCTCCCGGGAATCCCGCGTCAGCAGACCCTCGGCGCGCAAGACCGGCCGCAAGTTCGGGTCCATCTTGAGCAGCGCACGGGCAATCCCCAGCCGAATCGCGCCGGCCTGGCCGGATACCCCGCCACCCTGTACATTCACCCGCACGTCAAACTTGTCCTTCAACCCCGTGGTCACCAGGGCCTGCAACGCGTGCACCCGCAACGCTTCCAGTGGAAAATAGTTCTCAAAGGGACGACCGTTGACCACAATCCGACCCGTACCCGGCAACAGCCGGACACGAGCCACCGCCGTCTTGCGCCGGCCCGTCCCCCAATACACCACCGGTTGCCCCGTCTGCTGGTTCGCCTGAACCGTCTCGCTCATAGTCTCCTCAACATTGGATCGAATCTACCAACCCCACCTCCGGATCCACCGTCACCTCGACAGCGTGATCACCTCCGGCTTCTGCGCCGCATGCGGATGCTCACTGCCCCGG comes from the Limisphaera ngatamarikiensis genome and includes:
- the rpsI gene encoding 30S ribosomal protein S9; translated protein: MSETVQANQQTGQPVVYWGTGRRKTAVARVRLLPGTGRIVVNGRPFENYFPLEALRVHALQALVTTGLKDKFDVRVNVQGGGVSGQAGAIRLGIARALLKMDPNLRPVLRAEGLLTRDSREKERKKYGQPGARKRFQFSKR